From the genome of Spinacia oleracea cultivar Varoflay chromosome 2, BTI_SOV_V1, whole genome shotgun sequence, one region includes:
- the LOC110796122 gene encoding cucumber peeling cupredoxin-like, whose translation MANMLLVVAAAIMMVVNGVAAETYTVGDDSGWTVPSTPDLYTDWAADKNFAVDDVLVFPFSAPHNVAEVSKDAYDQCDAGDAEVFRLGPKEITLTENGPHYFICTFASHCTGGQKLVVTVGAPTTSAPSPTSSSTPSGPSMAPSLSPSSPPPPSDTPATGSSPPMSISTFFSVSFIASVMAFLF comes from the exons ATGGCGAATATGTTGTTGGTAGTTGCAGCAGCGATAATGATGGTGGTGAATGGGGTTGCTGCAGAAACATATACCGTAGGAGATGACAGTGGATGGACTGTACCATCTACACCTGATCTATATACCGACTGGGCTGCCGATAAAAACTTTGCTGTTGATGACGTTCTAG TGTTCCCATTTTCGGCTCCTCACAACGTGGCTGAGGTATCAAAGGATGCTTACGATCAATGCGATGCTGGTGATGCTGAGGTTTTCAGGCTTGGCCCGAAAGAAATAACTCTAACAGAAAACGGGCCACACTACTTCATCTGCACCTTTGCTTCTCACTGTACTGGTGGTCAGAAACTTGTTGTAACAGTCGGGGCGCCCACCACCTCCGCCCCTTCGCCAACTTCAAGCTCTACTCCAAGTGGACCGAGCATGGCACCCTCGCTATCACCCTCGTCACCGCCACCGCCTTCTGACACACCCGCCACTGGATCCTCACCACCTATGTCTATTTCTACCTTCTTTTCTGTTTCCTTCATTGCCTCTGTGATGGCTTTCCTATTTTAA